CGGAATTCCCACCAAGCCGACGCTGGACAAACTTGACCTCGGCTTTGTAGCGGATGAACTGATCAGGAGAGGGATCCTGACCGGCGAGGAGACCAACGTCTACGAAGAGACCACTACGTTACCTGCGCCCACAGATGAACAATTAGAAGCAGCGCTTTATTCAGCCAGTGAAAAGGTGAGAATGGCTCAAGGAGGAGGCTAAAAGAAACGAAAGGATTCATTGCCATCCGGTCAAAGCCAATAATGCCGGCAGGGACATGTGAAGGGCTGATGAGGGGCTACGCCCTCAAAAGTAGAATGACTATTAGCCAAGGAAGGGAAATCCAAAATGGGTGAAAAGGTTAAAAAAATTGTCAAAACAATAAAAGTAAATTTGGATGAATGCAATGGCTGCCGGACCTGTGAAATGGTCTGCGCGTCATTTCACGCCAAGCCGAGATACAGCAACTCCAACCCAAACCGTTCCCGGATCCGTGTGGTTATTGACGAGCGCGCCGGTGTTTGGGTGCCGATCCGCGCCACTGATTACACCAAGGCGGAGTGCGACGGCAGGCGCACTTATACGATTAAGGGCAGGGAATACAGTGAGTGCAGCTTCTGCGGCACGATCTGCCCGGCCAGGGATTTGTTTAAAGAACCCGATTCCGGTCTCCCTCTCAAATGC
The sequence above is a segment of the Pelotomaculum isophthalicicum JI genome. Coding sequences within it:
- a CDS encoding (4Fe-4S)-binding protein, which encodes MGEKVKKIVKTIKVNLDECNGCRTCEMVCASFHAKPRYSNSNPNRSRIRVVIDERAGVWVPIRATDYTKAECDGRRTYTIKGREYSECSFCGTICPARDLFKEPDSGLPLKCDMCESDPALEEPMCVQACGLNCLTYEEEEVWVEAEEQVKPAEIELSLKSLVDKYGMGKLADIVARMSQKG